Genomic segment of Populus nigra chromosome 6, ddPopNigr1.1, whole genome shotgun sequence:
TCCAATATTAGAATGCTGAATTTCTACATCTTTTGTGTTCTGCAGGTGAATGCCATCAGTATTTGGACTAATCTCTGGTGAATTAATCGTAATGTTATCGACTTTGATCCCACTAGAGCTGTCAAATTTGAGATGGCATTGAGGGCTGTTCACGATTTCGATGTCGCGAACTGTGATATTATGGCTGTCGTAGAATCTCAAAGCCTGTGTAAAACATGATCAGGAACTTGATTATGTTATAATAACTTGATGGAATTAATTCCAATTTATGATCATAAGGTGAAAGGAACACATTGGAAGAATATATGATCTTACAGTTGGTTTCATATCTGGATTATGTTTGAATTTCTTCTGCATTAAATACATCAAAGGAAAACAAATGTTAAGCTTTCGTTTCCTTATGCCTTTTATCTGTTCTCAAggagttaattaattaaaaccctACATTGACAAACCTGAATGTAGTAGACTTCAGAGGGACTCCACCAGTCAGATCCTTGACCATCAACTTTTCCAGTACCTTGAATGGTGAAGTCATGAACCCATTTGAAGTTTATCCACTGAAACAAGCTGGATTTAGGCCAAGCACCAACTCGCGGGGGAGATAAGAGAATGCCATCTATCTGTTGGAATTCCACTTGCATTACATCAGCTTTATGTGTAGAGCACTAAACAGTAAAGAATTGTACTCATACTAAAACAAGACAGACAATTTCCATTTAAAAATAGATTGTAGGGAATATACCTCATGACATCTAGATTTCTATATTCATATCTACTACTTGAGAGAAGAGTCACTCAGATAAGCTAAAAAGAAGAGAGCAAACCTCAAGTACAAGGTGAGGCATGCATGGACCTTGGAGAATTATGGGCTTGATGAGGAACTTGAATTCTGCTGGGATTTCCACTATAGCCCCAGATACCTGGCAGGCTGCTTTCCATGCTGCTAAAAGTGCCTGATTAGCTCACCGCTGATCAGTTTCCAGTAAttacaaaaatgaaaatttagctAGCAATTACTAGCTCCATTTGTTGCTAAATCCAAAGAAAATgtggaaaaaatcaaattaaggaATGAGAAATATGAAGATAAGTGCTTCTGCtcataaaatttgtaaaaaaaatccgCCTAATAAGTGCTTCTGCTAATAGGTTGACAGGATACGGAGAAATTTGTGCCAATACGAGCATGTTCTTTCAACAGTTCCTTTGGCTATCACGTACCTTTGAATCATCTGAAACTCCATCACCCTTGGCTCCGAATGACAAAACGTCAAAAATGTTGGATTTAGTAGGGTAAGAACCGTAATGAGGAAGGGGGGCTGGAGCAGGGCCTGGAATATTTGTAGCTGGGTCTGGAGCCTTATGGCCATTGCTACCCTTGTCTTTGAGGTGCTTATGAGGTTTATGTCTGTTGTTGTGATGCTTTCTCGCCTCTACAGAAATAATGGCAAACGTAATGAAGATAGCCActccaacaaaaagaaaaaatcgaaCAGATGAGTGATTGGTGCTCTTCATCTTctaacttcttttttcttacttttcttGGAAATCTCCTGGAGAACGAAGAACTCTAGCTACAGCTACGAATGAGTTTCAGGTATTGCTCTGCTTGGAACAGGGGAATGAAGCCATTATAGGCGGTTTACTAGATGGGTGGCCGCGGGCCAGGTTACtttttttctaatgtaaaataattttaatgttagttttatatgaaatatagcTAATTGGTTGGTTGCATGTGATGTGatgaatttatctttaatatttatataatattaaattaataaatttagagtaaagataaagtttatgagacaaaaatattttacaaataaaattataaaattgttataattgtAGGATTCTTAatgcatcaaaacattgtttctaaaatattcttggtcgatatttttttaaatattagacaTTCATTAGAGTCGTAAagactgatatatatatatatatatatataaggaaacaTTTATTCTCATAAGATGAGGTATAAGGGATACCTAGAACcaatatgtaggtgcttgtcATAAGATATGTACACTAGATTGATCCGCATGAGAATTTTATATTAAGAGATTATTTATGTCTATGAAAAAGTTCTTGCGacagttgtgtaagtgatccttgaACTTGAGATTACGAAgtcatcttatatagagaatgttatattttgatcatgttacatgttatcttaattgaAGTAATAAAAGGGTAGGCATTTGGTGTAgtatgaactatatgaaggtatttgagtaatcaatagaggattcatcaccctaagtgaattagaaaaaatatttcatcttttcttaaatagtattgattgaaAAATCCTTGGCCGagatggaatgagatttgaatatatatatatatatatatatatatatatatatatatatatatatatatatatatatatatatatatatatatatatatatatatatatatatatatatataaaggaaacaGTTGTTCTCATAAGATGAGGTATAAGGGATACCTAGAATcaatatgtaggtgcttgtcATAAGATATGTACATTAGATTGATCCGCATGAGAATTTTATATTAAGAGATTACTTATGTCTATGAAAAAGTTCTTGCAACAGTTATGTAAGTGATCCTTGAACTTGAGATTACGAAgtcatcttatatagagaatgttatattttgatcctgttacatgttatcttaattgaGGTAATAAAAGGGTAGGCATTTGGTGTAgtatgaactatatgaaggtatttgagtgatcaatagaggattcatcaccctaagtgaattagaaaaaatatttcatctgttcttaaatagtattgattgaaAAATCCTTGGAcgaggtggaatgagatttgaagaggattttaaatcttattcaagcgatcaatgactattatatagaaagcaaacatgatttaacatgacagacatatttcatgctttaatgttaaatcagaatattattgatgaaatgatattaattacagTGAGAAACTAATCATTGCAATGTTAAGTTAAAccactaattacttttttaatatttggagaATTATGACACGTTGCTAAATAataaacttgattttcaaatataaattaattaattgttgaattaataataaattaaattgtttaattttatttaattataattataatttatatttgggctaATATATTAAGACCCAAATGGGTTACACACATTAAGAACCActagtcagaaattaaactaggatgatttaattaagtataacttaattaaaatatattttagaaattaagaattatattataattaatatgtgGATTCTAgacttagaaaaatcaaataaagacttgattgtgttaatttctaaaattatcttaaattaatatatagatattatttagggggcaaattgatattttgctaatttataaagtttttcaGATTTCTCTATAAATATTAAGTTATGTCTCTTATTTATTAGAGTGAGGAGTGATTGTTTATTAGACAAAAAAACTACGTATACACAATATTAAAGCTAGCACTTTAAACAtagcaatctctctctcttaaataagaatttaagagatttctcaTGGGTAGTTCGTGTGGATTACCGTTGGATGTTGGACAATTGAATGACTTGTGAACCCGGACTTTAAGGAAttattcaaagctaaaaaagaTCGGATCTTCAGGtaataaattcctaaataaCTCTAGATCTATCTAATGAGATCGTAGGGATTCccgaataattttgtttcatagtTTCCGCTGCGTGTATGATATTCAGGAACCCAATAGTTCAAACAATGAATGATAACCCGAGACAACTctagttaacttgactaacccaTCACCCATGATATGAGactgagataaaaaaaataactattaaaaaatattgaagttaaatcaataaaaaaaaacatccgaaaaaaaaatgagtccaCCCAGGTTAACTTGACTAGCCAGCAATCCATAATAGGctaccataaaaaacaaaaacaaaaataaatcacaaagttCAAAGTCTAATGACCTaacattaaagaataaaattgaaaaaaaaatttcaaaaataaaaacataaaaaaatgagttaactTGACTACTCATGACTGCgatatgagatcgggataaaaaactattttttcttaaaaagacttagaaaaaaagaccaaatctaaatcaataaaaaaaattgtgttaacCCCACAAAAAACAAAGCAGAAAGAATCGCAAACCTCAATGGCCAATAACCAAAtcccaaaacatgaaaaaaaaatcaactgcaAGAAAAGAAATGTTGGGGAAAAAATCTCTAGTCAATCTGGGTTACCTTGATTAATCCACGACATGCAATATAAGATCAGGATAACTTGATTAATCCACGACATGTGATATAAGATCAGGATaacaaattgatttaaaaaaaaaacctagaaaacacctaagttaaatcaataaaaaaacattaaaaaaaattgagttaagtCCGATTAACTTAACCAACCATGACCAGGTTTAACCTTAATTAAAGGAAAGCATAAGAAATTACAAAGCCTATGACCGAATAACCGAAtgcaaaattagaaaattagagaaaataagtaatttaaaaaaaaacccgattcaacccaagttaacttgaCTCACCCACTGTACAAAATATGAGGATCAAATCtggtataaaaataatgaagaaaaattcataatcataaaattttttaaaacaaaacaaataattatcaaataatgatGATCAAATCTGGTAtagaaactaatgaaaaaaaataattaggaactaatttgaaaaatataaaaatataaaaaatcaaatgaataaaGATCAAAACTGAATACAaagtttaaatcaaataataattgagagacaaaattaaaaaacataaaataaatcaagaaaatagtaaaaacaatagcaatcaaaagaacatggaaaaattgaatacaaaaattaaatcaaataaaattttgagggacaaaattgaaaaacataaataaatcaagaaatggataaaaaatagcaatcaaaataacaaggaccaaaattgaataataaaatgaaatattgagggacaaaataaaaaaatagtaataaatcaagaaagggataaaaaatagtaataaaaagaatgagggtcaAATTAGatacaaaaactaaatgaaataaaatgcctagagattaaattgaataaaaaataaacttcaataagcattaacaacaaaataaataacaataaaaaaaataagaatcaaattgaatacaaaaatcaaatgaaaggaatctcttatatttttccagggagaagagagagaaaatgaggaggaggagaaggagaaaaaaagctCATTATAGAAAGAATGACAATTCATTGCTATCACATGACAGTTGATTGGAAAAACCATGGTGAGCCACTTCTAACTCCATTGTAGAAGGTGGTTTTTAACAATCGAAGAAGCCCACACATACTGTCAAAATAGTGTAGCTTCCTCTCACTCGTTGACACGtgcaatttttcaatttttttttgtatttattaaaagaccaagctaaacctcatcaaatttaacaataacaaaaaaaaaataaaaaaaaataaagcctatGGATAACAACTATAGGATTTTTGTGTTGAAGGATACTttagttattttacttttttttttaaaattaaaaactaaaaaaatacccCTATACAAAAGTTGATTAAACTATGCTTCTAAGcagagttttaaaacctgaaCCGGCCCGATGACCAGAtcggatttcaaaactatacttCTAAGGGTATTTAAGTTAttacactatttaaaaaagaaaaagaaaaatactaatGTATCcctattcaattttataataacaaacatGTCTCATTGAAAATATCATGCTGCTCCTAGGACAAAGTTATTTAGCTTTGTTTAACAAGGAAATTTGTCAATTAACCATGAAAGTCCACGTTGAATTGTGAGGTAATGACCGagtaggtttatttttttaaaaaatatattataattaatagctACAAACAAAAGCAACTCTATCATGACACTAATTGGAACAAGACTGAGTCAAGCAAGCCCTATCTTATTCCATCTCGGTTTGCAGTGATTTTAATTTCGTgcggttattattttttaaagtatttgttattttaaaataatattttttattaatatttatttttaattttaatatatcaaaacgataaaaaaatactaaaataataattaaaaaaagtttttattaacaAACAGTAGTTTAACGCAATTTTAAACATGCTATTAAAAGCTTTATCAGTAACTATGAAGTTGGGGAATTGATTTTTCAATGTTGTGTAAGTGTTAGTGTCCAACATTTGTTATTGTTTAAGAGTATGTTTGGCAGTAtagtaatggttgttttttaaataatttttcatgtcgaaatgcatgttaataattttttttattttttaaaaattatttttgacataaacacatcaaaacgattcaaaacatacaaataacattaaattttaacaaaaaaaattgattttttttaaaaatatagtttatatcGCATTTCCAAACAGTTTCTTAAAAAAGACTAACATGGCTAAACCAAAATTGTTTGTGTTGTTATACATATGCTGGGAATGGTGTTTtctgtaaaaataatataattataaatttcactattttttttctaacagtggcaaaattgtattttaattatttttttggcaaaatatttttttcttatatattttccttttttatcaatttacatTTAGTctatttatcactattttttcatctttatttttttataatacttttttagtttctacttttttttctttacattattttttttgaaaaaaaatattattttttattctttacacttTGAACACTTATTACTTTacacttgatttatttatatgatttttggtttatttatattatttttattgttcttctctttatttttttgtaatttgtttttccttaaaatttttttttaaattattatacaatGACTAAGAAAACAGTATTTCACGGTAACAGTTACAATATTTGTCCATTCTTCTattatgttaaatattattaacattttacatatttttattaacgtatatattttttattatattttattatatgtaagaattaattttttaattcatagttatattttttatacgatgttaaaaaacataaaatcagaATTCATCACCTGGTCCATGGTTCTACGTAATAAAATCAGAACCATTAGAATTTGAGGTATTGGTCTAGTGGTGGTAGGGACTTGTTTCCTTCCTCTGCACCCGGGTTCGAACCTCACTGTGCACGCCTGTTACCCCCGCGATGCCTTACATGCTCACTGGGTTTGCAGAATGTTCAATGGGCCGTGagattagtcgtggtgcgcgcaagctggtccggatacccacataaatcaaaaaaaaaaatcagaaccaTTATCCAAGCATGGAagacaaattaataaaatgagcTGAACGCAAATCAGAGAGCCATTGAGATAATCTCTCCATCAGCCATCACCActtcaaaaacaagaaaaagcgACTCTTCCGACTGCAGAAAAATTGTCGATTTTTCCAAGCTGACAATTTGCTCTGAATTCTCTCAACAATATCTTTTGAGGTCAGATATCAATATAAAACCATCTCCATGGCTGATTGCATTAGATACCTGTTCATAAGTGTTTTTGGAGAAGAAACTTTTGGTTTTCAAAACACCAATTTTTTTGACCAAATGAGGCGCAAAATTTTGGAGAAGAATTAATAGCATCTGTAAGCCAAGCACGAAATCCATAAGAACATGAAATGCACAAACACGAAGAACTCTTATCAAAGCCTAGCCTCTTTCATCCACCTGACCCAAACATCATTTAAATTGTATGTTTTTCTAGAACTTGTTCTGAGTTGTCGAAACCATACTTTTATATGCATGCATGGACATaattaaggtattttttttggtatatatCTTGTATAGCCTAGCGATCCATCTTTGGATAAATTTTcctttttagattatttttgagCTAATggactttttttctttgattataaTCCTGTTTTACAAGCCTTAAATCAATTAATGTCTTACTCAAGCCATAGAATTAGTGGAgcatcatatataattataaaaacatgagAATATATGAAATAAGTGTGGAGTGTCTTAAATTCTGTAGTGGCTATGTTAGGTGTAGAGGAACAAGttgttaatttgaaattatggagaaaattaaaaaaaaaagaatttgttcTACCTTTTATATCATTGGTTCCTCTAAAAAATATCTAGTAAAGGATTGAAGTTTTAGAAGGATGAAAGATCGTTTTTtagtttgaataaaaattttcatcTGTTTGAACAATCGATTTTTCAATAAAGAAGGTTATTATAGCTTTAATATTTGCCAAGTTCAAAATGGCTGGAGGGagtgtttaatatttttatgtctgGTTTTGAGTATTTTGCTCCATTGATTTTAACAACTTTTAAGCTACCTTACCGAATATTTCCTACCTTGAACCAAGCCGTATTACAACTTTTAGAAAGAACTTATAATTTGTGTAATGCATGTAATCTAAATGGTGGAGAGCGAGATGACTTGCAAAGTGGAGAGTGAGACTTtgtgaattaattaataaaaaataagaaattttgtattttatatttcgAACTTTACTTCTTATGACAAATTTTTCACCAAGTTAGCGTTCCAGAATGTGAATGTCAACTCAATCTAAGTAGAACTACACATatcaagtttttcaaaaaagatattatgagCAGATATCCGAGTTAGTTTAAACCTTTAAATAGACCTGCAAAAATTGGATTGAAATCTTACTTGCAGTagaattctttgtttttatacttAATATTCAAACGGGCATATCTTAAGTTTCAAATATTGAAATAAGGCGATTCCAAGTCCAAATTCATTTACACATTcagggctacaacttttatgaagagcTCCAGATCAGACATAATCGTTTTCAAGATGAAAATACTAATGCAAGATGAAGGATGAGTTTTATCTCTTAATATGATGAGAAACTAATAGTTTGAGAGTCTCGTTTTAAGAAGAAATCTTATAGGACTAGATGGATTTTATCTATAGCCTTTAACCTCCTAATTTTTAGCCTTAATAGCTTATTATGAAGGTTCTTTATTGGGATACAAAAAGGAGGAGATAAAACAACTAGGATATTCTTTGTGTACGAGAATTTTGGGAAAAATAATCTTTGCTGTTAAAATTTTCAGAGACCATGAGCAACTAAttctcaatttcaattcaaGAAGAATAAACACCATCTTTATTATCAAGTTGTGAGAAGTAACGTTGACATTGTAATTCTTTCATGTTTAAgtacttattttttcttatttcaaaattatactattgatttctatttaagataattgcattattttgagatgatttgtatgttttttagtttctttcaatcTGTAATTGTTGTTAGGGACTATAGttagaagtaaaaaaattaacttcattgCTACTTctcttattttaatatattagagAAAGATAAGCTAAGTTAAATTACTAAGAATAAATTATCAAGCTTTTGAACAATTACTTAGAATAAATTTAACAGACTTTGCTCCTAAGACTATTGCTGCttcattgaatatttttttcataaaagaaatatacattcaaatttttacaaagtatttttatatataaaaaaatctcaagtagaattcaaaaagtttatgcattcttttaatgaaataaatcaataattatttatgtaaaaaaaattataaagtccaaTCCTAACCTAACTAAAGTTAACTAGTCAAACCCATGATTCGGGTCATGGATTTAATTgggttcaataattttttatttaaaatagatacttataaaattaaaaaccaaccgAATATCaagacaattgaaaaaaaatcaaattggaaTAAATTACATTGCCtaattaataatcaatcaaatattaagccTTGTCCCTACCTAACCAAAATTAATCAGTCAAACCTGTAATCCGTCTTATAGATTTAATTGAgttcaacaattttttatttaaaatagacACTTACAAAATTAAGAAGCAACTAAAAATCAaggcaattgaaaaaaaaatcaaatt
This window contains:
- the LOC133697306 gene encoding polygalacturonase At1g48100-like; amino-acid sequence: MKSTNHSSVRFFLFVGVAIFITFAIISVEARKHHNNRHKPHKHLKDKGSNGHKAPDPATNIPGPAPAPLPHYGSYPTKSNIFDVLSFGAKGDGVSDDSKALLAAWKAACQVSGAIVEIPAEFKFLIKPIILQGPCMPHLVLEIDGILLSPPRVGAWPKSSLFQWINFKWVHDFTIQGTGKVDGQGSDWWSPSEVYYIQKKFKHNPDMKPTALRFYDSHNITVRDIEIVNSPQCHLKFDSSSGIKVDNITINSPEISPNTDGIHLQNTKDVEIQHSNIGCGDDCVSIQTGCSNIHVHHINCGPGHGISVGGLGKDKSVACVSDIVVEKISLQNTLSGVRIKTWQGGIGSVKNVTFSNIEVSDVKYPVIIDQFYCDKKTCKNQTDAVAISGVKYDSIKGSYSVQPIHLACSNDVPCTGVDLIDIQLKPSSNGYGGFRQALCWNSYGKSQAPLVPSSIDYCLRTESGSVKRTARSHHEHIC